In one Solanum lycopersicum chromosome 11, SLM_r2.1 genomic region, the following are encoded:
- the LOC101268342 gene encoding F-box/FBD/LRR-repeat protein At1g13570-like, with amino-acid sequence MSPKGRRRCRSLPPDILSNLPDNIIDVILICLPCKEAVRTNILSKKWRYHWRRLTELTIDQSHWSTEEDLLYPTSKFLKIVYQLLTLHEGPITKFTLNITKLRSCPEIDFFIYLLSMNGIQHLVLHLPWNEDEGEAYKLSSLFTCLQLRHLALENCFIHPPSNFQGFDRLITLELCDVTISSELLGSLISHCSLLEKLVLVISQVPVSNMIEINAPKLKSFDFSGCISYISLTNVPLLTKVSLDLCEGSSLEAHNFHFVKFFKSCFALEHLDFQFCFEEIDIAKPDEAPTRLPFDHNRVKRLCLPGIVLEHTYETLCCFCLLRSFPYLEYLEIEVSNDGDGCGDGDVELFKLDRFADVTFNHLREVKLGEFWGDTHELEFLKLLLAKSPVLETVTIDSYLLPKRRSKILAEVSNFWHVSPKVEVICRDLQRSSSIFEDETNRWKRMLLYY; translated from the exons ATGTCTCCCAAGGGAAGAAGGCGTTGCCGAAGTTTACCTCCTGACATCCTTAGTAACCTTCCTGATAACATAATTGATGTTATTCTGATATGTTTGCCTTGTAAAGAAGCTGTGAGGACAAACATCTTATCGAAGAAATGGAGGTACCATTGGCGTAGACTTACAGAATTGACGATTGATCAATCTCATTGGAGTACAGAGGAGGATTTACTATATCCTACTTCTAAATTTTTGAAGATTGTCTACCAGCTTTTAACCCTTCATGAAGGACCGATTACTAAGTTTACCCTCAACATTACCAAGTTGAGAAGTTGTCCTGAGATTGACTTCTTCATATATCTCCTCTCGATGAATGGCATTCAACATCTTGTTCTTCACCTTCCATGGAATGAAGATGAAGGTGAAGCATACAAATTGTCTTCACTTTTCACATGTTTGCAGCTGAGGCATCTAGCTCTTGAAAATTGTTTTATACATCCTCCCTCGAACTTTCAAGGATTTGATAGGTTAATCACCTTAGAACTATGTGATGTCACAATCTCTTCTGAATTGCTCGGAAGTTTGATATCTCATTGCTCGTTGCTTGAGAAGTTGGTGCTGGTAATCTCACAAGTTCCAGTTTCAAATATGATAGAAATTAATGCCCCTAAGCTGAAATCCTTTGATTTCTCAGGCTGTATAAGTTACATCAGTCTAACGAACGTCCCTCTTTTGACAAAAGTATCTCTGGACTTATGTGAGGGTTCATCTTTAGAGGCGCACAATTTTCATTTTGTGAAGTTTTTCAAGTCTTGTTTTGCTCTCGAGCACCTCGACTTCCAGTTCTGTTTTGAAGAG ATTGATATTGCAAAACCAGATGAAGCACCAACAAGGCTTCCTTTTGATCATAACCGTGTCAAGCGGTTATGCTTGCCTGGTATTGTTCTGGAGCATACATATGAGACATTATGCTGTTTTTGCTTGTTAAGAAGCTTCCCATACTTGGAGTATCTTGAAATTGAG GTTAGTAATGACGGTGATGGTTGTGGTGATGGTGATGTAGAATTGTTTAAACTAGATCGTTTTGCAGATGTGACATTTAATCACCTCAGGGAAGTTAAGCTAGGCGAGTTTTGGGGGGATACACATGAGTTGGAGTTTCTCAAGCTTTTGTTAGCCAAGTCCCCAGTGTTGGAGACAGTGACTATAGATTCATATTTACTCCCCAAAAGAAGATCAAAGATACTTGCTGAAGTATCAAACTTTTGGCATGTATCACCTAAAGTTGAAGTAATCTGTCGCGATCTTCAGAGAAGTAGTAGTATATTTGAAGATGAAACTAATAGATGGAAACGAATGTTGCTGTACTATTAG